The genomic DNA CGGGCGCGCTTCTTGAAGCTCGTCCGGACCGCGGACGTTCTCGTCGAGGGCTTCCGGCCGGGAACCATGAAGCGGCTCGGTCTCGACTACTCGTCGCTCGAGCGCGTCGTCCCCGGTCTCGTCTACATCGCGATCAGCGGATACGGTCAAAGCGGACCTTATCGCGATCGGGCGGGCCACGACATCAACTACATGGCGGCCGCGGGGGCGCTTCATGGGGCAGGCTCTCCGCTGCCGATGCAGGTCGCGGACTTCGCCGCCGGAGGCCTCTTCGCCGCGCTCGGAGTACTCTCGAGCCTGATGGAGCGAAAGCGGACCGGTGCGGGTCGGTACCTGGACGTGTCGATGTATCACGGGCTCCGTTCGTTCATGATGCTCGCCGAAGGGAACATCGGCGAGAAGCTGTCGGGACGTAATCCCAACTACGCTCTCTACTCGACCCGGGACGGCGAGACGCTCAGCGTCGGAGCTCTGGAGCCCAAGTTCTGGGAGCGCTTTTGCCGGGGGATCGGCCGCGGCGATCTCGTCGACCGCAAGGACGACGAGACCGCGCGAGACGAGGTGGCACGGGTGGTGCGGACGCGAGACGCTCCGACCTGGCGCGACATCTTTAACGACCTCGATGCCTGCGTGGAGATGGTCCGTTCCCCGAAAGACGCGAGCGCACCGACCTCGAGTCAACCGGGTGAGTCGGGCTCTTTCCCCACCAGAGCGGACTTTATTGCCCTCGCCCCCGCGCCCGAGCTCGGGCAGCACTCCCGCGAGTTTTTCGAGTAGATTGGATCGCTTTGCTCACGCCTCGAAGCCTCTCCCGACTGCAGAAGATAGCGGCCACCTTCGTCCGTTACGGTTTCGAGGACGTCCTCTCGAGCTTCGATCTGCTGTCCTGGATTGGCCTGCGCCCCCGAAGAAAGCGGAAGCCCGCCGAGCGTCAGCAGAGTCGCGCCCGGAAGCTACGGCTCGCGCTCGAGGAGCTCGGCACGAGCTACATCAAACTCGGACAGCTCCTATCGACTCGTCCCGATCTTCTCCCCCAAGCCTATATGGAGGAGCTCGGACGCCTTCAGGACCGTGTCGCCCCAATTCCCTTCGAGGGAATGAAAGAGGTGCTGGAGAGCGAGCTGGGCGCGCCCATCGACGAGACCTTCGAGCGCTTCGATGAAGAGCCCATCGCATCCGCTTCGATCGCCCAGGTTTACCGAGCACGGCTTCGCGAGTCTCGATCCGGAGTCGAGGGAGACGTCGCCGTCAAGGTCGTCAAACCGGGAGTTCCCGAACTCGTCAGTGTCGACCTGGACATTCTTCGCGAGGTGGCAGAACGGCTCTCCCGCTCCGCGCTCGCCAACCGCTATGATTTCCATGGCCTGAACTCCCAGCTGGAGACGACCCTTCGCGCCGAGCTCAACCTTCGCCAGGAAGCCTCCAACGCGGATCGACTTCGTGACTCTTTGCGGGAGTTCACGATGCTGCGCGTTCCTCGAGTCGTGGACGAGCTCGCTCGTGAGCGGGTCCTGGTGCTGGAATACGTGGAGGGCGCACGGCTATCCGATTCGGTCGCTCCCCATCCGCAGATCGCCGACGAGCTGTGGCGAGCGTATCTGAAACAGATCCTGCTCGACGGCGCGTTCCAGTGCGATCCGCACCCTGGCAACTTCCTCCTCGACGACACCGGGCGCCTCACCGTGCTCGACTTTGGGATGATCGCCTACATATCGCGCGAGAACCAGCTGCGCCTCATGGGGCTTCTGCTCGCTCTCGTCGACCGCGATGGCGACAGCGCCGCGAGACTCTGTCTCGAAATGGGTGTGACCGGCCGCGACTTCGTCGAGCCCCATTTCCGGGCCGCGGTATCCCACCTCGTCGCCCGTTATGTCGGCGTCAAGCTCAAAGAGCTTCCCTTCGGCATCATCATGCGCGACATCCTGATCCTCTCGGCTCGGCACGACGTCCAGATTCCCCCCGAGATGCTGCTCCTGGGGAAGACCCTTCTGAACCTCGAGCCCCTCTGCCGCAAACTCGATCCGGAGATGGATCCAGTCAAGACGATGAAGTCGTTCTCGATGCGCCTGTTCGAGGAGCAGATCCGACGTGATATGAGCTGGGAGCGGCTGGCGGCTCTGATACTCGAGCTGCGCTCGTTCGCCTACGAGGTGCCGCTCGGCACCAGAAGGCTCGTGAGCCAGATGGCCAACAACCAGCTTCGCGTCGGCATCTCCATCGAGAAGGCAGAGGAGATGCAAGTTGCGATTCGCGACGTCGCAAATCGCATCTCCCTCGGCGTGATCACCGCGGCGCTCATACTCGGCTCCGCCTTCCTCTTGAGCATCGACGCCGGACCCGTCATCTTCGGGTATCCGGTTTTTGCCCTGCTCGGCTTCTTGTTGGCGGCGGGCCTGGGCATCTACGTCGTGGCCCAAATTCTGACCGGCCGACATTAGAGAAGGCTGGCGAAAAACTACGGCGCAGCCTGCCGAGCGGTGGCCAAGACTTCTGCCGCGACGCTAGCGCGAATCGTCCGCATCGGGCTGCTTCGTGGGTATCAGATGTGAGCACGCAGTGCGAATAAGCGCCGCAAACCCCGAGCCGTGGCGGCACGACCCGCCTACGCTGGAAGCTTCGGCGGGTCCGCCGGAGCCTTGCGCGAAGGCGGATCGATTACGGGTCCCGCCACGGCACTGAGTATTGGAAGAGAAAGTAGCGAGGCCCGCTGACGCGAGCCTCGCTTCATTCGAGTCCTACTGGCCGGCGGCGAGCTCGGTGCGCGACGTCGCGTCCGGAGAAAGAACGTCACGCGGCGGAGGCGGAACTCCAAGGAGCTTCCCATGGCGCGAGCGATCCTTGTGCATGGGAAGAAGCGTTACGTCGACGCCGAGCTCGAACTTGTTCTGCAACGCTTCGTAGACCGCGTTGACCTTCCTGACGTAGTCTTTCGTCTCCTCCGCGGTCTTGCTGCTTCCCGCCCGGTAGTAGCCGGCGTTGAGCGGTCCGCCATTGTACTCCGCGAGCACCATGCTGTGGTCGTTATAAGCGGAGAACAGAATGTCGAGGTACAGGGCCGCGAGCTCGGTGTTCGCGCTGGGGTCGTACAACAGCGCATCCGAGTATTCCCAGTCGAGAGCCCGCGCCAGAAGCCGTCCCGTCGAGGGCCAGATTTGATAGATTCCCTTGGCATCCGCCGTCGAGGTGGCCAGGTGGTCGTATCCGCTCTCGACGATGCCGATCGAGACCAGCATCAGGGGCTCCACCGAAGGGTACTTTTCGCTCGACTTCATGACCAGGTCGGCATACTCGTACGCCTCGGCCAGGCTCACCCGGGGATTGGTCCGCATGATCTCGTCGCGTATTCCGAGCAGGAGCTGCTGCCGCTTCGACTCGAAGCTGATCCCAGCATCGAGGTTCTGGATCTTTTGCTCGACACGTCGCATCGTGCTTCCCATCTGGTCGTTGAGCTCACCGACTCGGTGGAAGGCGTAGAAAGCCACGGCAATCGTCGTCAATAAGAGCAGGGACAAAAGAAGCAATGCCGTAACCTGCCACCCGGGCCCCTGGCGCACGATGATGTGTTGGACTTCGCGAGCGTCTTTCAGGCGCGGCTCCGCAGAGTTCGAAGAACCGTTCGACTCCGATGGCGCCGCTGGGATCTCCGCGATATTGCGGTTTTGAGTACTAGCCATGCCGTATTTCCTCCAATCAACTCGACGGTGCTCCGGCACCTTGGGTCACCGCCCGTCAGATGTCTCTCCTGG from Vicinamibacteria bacterium includes the following:
- a CDS encoding AarF/UbiB family protein; translation: MLTPRSLSRLQKIAATFVRYGFEDVLSSFDLLSWIGLRPRRKRKPAERQQSRARKLRLALEELGTSYIKLGQLLSTRPDLLPQAYMEELGRLQDRVAPIPFEGMKEVLESELGAPIDETFERFDEEPIASASIAQVYRARLRESRSGVEGDVAVKVVKPGVPELVSVDLDILREVAERLSRSALANRYDFHGLNSQLETTLRAELNLRQEASNADRLRDSLREFTMLRVPRVVDELARERVLVLEYVEGARLSDSVAPHPQIADELWRAYLKQILLDGAFQCDPHPGNFLLDDTGRLTVLDFGMIAYISRENQLRLMGLLLALVDRDGDSAARLCLEMGVTGRDFVEPHFRAAVSHLVARYVGVKLKELPFGIIMRDILILSARHDVQIPPEMLLLGKTLLNLEPLCRKLDPEMDPVKTMKSFSMRLFEEQIRRDMSWERLAALILELRSFAYEVPLGTRRLVSQMANNQLRVGISIEKAEEMQVAIRDVANRISLGVITAALILGSAFLLSIDAGPVIFGYPVFALLGFLLAAGLGIYVVAQILTGRH
- a CDS encoding transglycosylase SLT domain-containing protein; the encoded protein is MASTQNRNIAEIPAAPSESNGSSNSAEPRLKDAREVQHIIVRQGPGWQVTALLLLSLLLLTTIAVAFYAFHRVGELNDQMGSTMRRVEQKIQNLDAGISFESKRQQLLLGIRDEIMRTNPRVSLAEAYEYADLVMKSSEKYPSVEPLMLVSIGIVESGYDHLATSTADAKGIYQIWPSTGRLLARALDWEYSDALLYDPSANTELAALYLDILFSAYNDHSMVLAEYNGGPLNAGYYRAGSSKTAEETKDYVRKVNAVYEALQNKFELGVDVTLLPMHKDRSRHGKLLGVPPPPRDVLSPDATSRTELAAGQ
- a CDS encoding CaiB/BaiF CoA-transferase family protein, yielding MSPLGGIRVIDLSRYAPGPFCTLLCAALGAEIVKVEPLEGDPLRQIDSEAFARLNRGKKSVALDLKDDVGRARFLKLVRTADVLVEGFRPGTMKRLGLDYSSLERVVPGLVYIAISGYGQSGPYRDRAGHDINYMAAAGALHGAGSPLPMQVADFAAGGLFAALGVLSSLMERKRTGAGRYLDVSMYHGLRSFMMLAEGNIGEKLSGRNPNYALYSTRDGETLSVGALEPKFWERFCRGIGRGDLVDRKDDETARDEVARVVRTRDAPTWRDIFNDLDACVEMVRSPKDASAPTSSQPGESGSFPTRADFIALAPAPELGQHSREFFE